In one Flavobacteriales bacterium genomic region, the following are encoded:
- a CDS encoding O-antigen ligase family protein, producing MPHRGIHVASLALCAVFLPWSTAFLSISQMILAANWISAGLLLGEARARWRSALSAPATVFISYLGLHVLGLLWTEDLGWGIDLCRILLPVLVFGVVLAGSERLQPKELRTVLLLGAWSAIASGLVGVAFSGAGPHDYRSVSMFISHIRLALLLCLAIAVLIHYSDGPWLQRAAHAAGCIAALLMLLRLGSIQGAAILALMAWAALWRRSASLAAGHRRRMRAALILIPIGAGFVTVWAVQTHHHPVPSGLARRMERTAGGELYYHDTTNTQTENGSHVWTYLAWEELRRTWPRRSDRMLDDLDDRGHPLWSTLVRYMASKGLRKDSAALMSLTEGEIRDIESGVPNADGETGSGLRARIEEVLFELEVYRSTGLAGGHSVAMRLEFLRAGWSIAREHWFMGVGTGDTQRAFDAHYASVDSPLGEQWRLRAHNQYLTLWISFGAFGLAAALLQWWWPAWRLGAWRSPLFACWAIAFGVSCLTDDTLETQAGATFFALYYALFVFGAPKLSVAAAPAPAAG from the coding sequence GTGCCCCATCGCGGTATCCATGTCGCGTCGCTCGCGCTGTGCGCCGTGTTCCTCCCTTGGAGCACCGCCTTCCTAAGCATCTCGCAGATGATCCTGGCGGCCAACTGGATCTCAGCAGGGCTGCTGCTGGGCGAGGCGCGCGCGCGATGGCGCTCGGCGCTTTCCGCCCCGGCAACGGTGTTCATCTCCTACTTGGGCCTGCATGTCCTCGGCCTGCTCTGGACAGAGGACCTCGGCTGGGGAATCGACCTTTGCAGGATCCTGTTGCCCGTGCTCGTGTTCGGGGTCGTTCTGGCGGGTTCGGAACGGCTGCAGCCGAAGGAGCTGCGGACCGTCCTCCTGCTCGGTGCCTGGAGCGCCATCGCATCGGGACTTGTCGGCGTGGCGTTCAGCGGGGCAGGACCGCACGACTACCGGTCCGTCTCCATGTTCATCAGCCATATCCGGCTGGCTCTCCTGTTGTGCTTGGCGATTGCGGTGCTTATCCATTATTCGGACGGACCGTGGCTTCAGCGGGCCGCGCATGCGGCCGGCTGCATCGCTGCGCTGCTGATGCTGCTGCGGCTGGGCAGCATCCAGGGTGCCGCCATCCTGGCGCTCATGGCCTGGGCGGCCCTTTGGAGGAGGAGTGCCTCCCTCGCCGCCGGTCATCGCAGGCGGATGCGGGCCGCACTCATCCTCATTCCCATTGGCGCAGGATTCGTGACGGTTTGGGCGGTACAGACGCATCACCACCCGGTTCCGTCCGGTCTCGCCCGGCGCATGGAGCGCACCGCCGGTGGGGAGCTCTACTACCACGACACCACCAACACCCAGACCGAGAACGGCTCGCACGTGTGGACCTACCTGGCCTGGGAGGAGCTACGGCGCACCTGGCCGCGGCGGAGCGATCGAATGCTTGACGACCTCGATGACCGCGGGCACCCGCTGTGGTCGACCTTGGTGCGCTACATGGCCTCGAAAGGCTTGCGCAAGGACAGCGCAGCGCTCATGTCCCTCACCGAAGGAGAAATCCGGGACATCGAGAGCGGGGTGCCCAATGCGGATGGGGAGACCGGCAGCGGTCTGCGGGCGCGGATCGAGGAGGTGCTCTTCGAGCTGGAGGTGTATCGGAGCACGGGCCTGGCAGGCGGGCATTCGGTGGCCATGCGACTCGAGTTCCTGCGTGCGGGATGGAGCATCGCGCGGGAGCATTGGTTCATGGGCGTCGGCACCGGCGATACGCAGCGTGCCTTCGACGCGCACTATGCCTCCGTGGATTCCCCGCTCGGTGAGCAATGGCGGCTGCGGGCGCACAACCAGTACCTCACGCTCTGGATCTCCTTCGGAGCATTCGGTCTTGCGGCAGCACTCCTCCAGTGGTGGTGGCCGGCATGGCGGCTCGGCGCCTGGCGCAGCCCGCTCTTCGCCTGCTGGGCCATTGCCTTCGGCGTGTCGTGCCTCACGGATGACACGC